The Cryptococcus neoformans var. grubii H99 chromosome 8, complete sequence DNA window TCCCAACAGAATTAGGGCGAAAGTCATGTCCCTCACTATTGGCATGCAATACCTTACCAACTTCTGTCTCACGAGATTCTTCCCGAACATGGTGAGTCTGACAGAACTCAATATCAATTGCTTTGGACAAAGGACGCAAAGttgattttttttatcTCTTCCTAGATTGCCAACATTGGCTCTTTCGGTCCCTTTGCTATATTCGCTTGCGTCTCCGCCCTCATCTGGGTCTATGTCTTCGTCGCCTTGCCCGAGACTAAGGGCCTATCGATCGAGCAAATGAGCTCCCTTTTCGGTGGCCATTGGTTCCAGAACGGATTTAAGAAGGCTGACGGTAAGGTACCCGAGCTTGAGGATGTTACGCCAATTGAGTACGATGGGGTCGAAGAGGCAGAAAAAGAGTACAGCCATATCGAGAAAATTAACACTGTGTAAAGGGCTGTCAGTTGTTTCCCATAAGTAGAAACCATATTTCCTATGATTGGGAAGGCATGCCAGGGCTTTTTATGATATCACGATCAGTACCAAGCGTCTAGggtgaaaaaaaaaaaagattgTTTTATTAGCATTGTTGTTATTATATGGCATGCCATATCGTGTATGCTAAATGCACTTAATGCATAACTATATTGGGAGAATATCAACGAAAGCAACCGATCAGCCAGTCGTCTGCTGATAATCTTACTCTTTAAACGCTTCTCTCTTGTGCTTTCACTTCTCTCGAAATAATTTGGACATTTGAGCATTCAGAATTTGGATTGATTTTGATCAGTCACATTCAAGTGTAATCAACGCCGAGCTGAGATCGTTTTGGCTGTAAACCAAAAGATGCTGGCCGTCTTGCAGGGACGGGCAGGTGGTAATGTCTTCGTATTCGATCTGAATCTCGGGCTTGCCGGCAGCCAGGAAGGAGTCGTAAGTATCGCACTCTTCGTACTCATGCTATAAGAAAAAGTTACAGTTGGAGTCAGCAAAGTGACCTGTGTTGAGCTTTGATAGGGAAACATAGGAGCACAATCAACTTACACAAGACTCAATGACGGCAAAATCAAAGGCCTCAACGATCTCAGATTGGTAAGAGGTAGCATCACCGTTATCGTCCACTAAAAGTGAGCCGGCATTCTTGAGATCGATCATGAGATCTTGGCTACGAGCAGTGAAGGACAGCCAGAGGAGGTAATTGACTTGATCTTCGGCAGTGTTACCGTGGAGCTGGTCCGAGTTGGCAAACTGTTACAAAACAGTAAAGATATTCAGTGTGAGTTATCTTGCTTGTGATAAGGAGGGTTAGGGCAGGCTTCTGCGCTACTTACACTGTCGACGTTGTCAGGGTCTACACCGTCACAGCCTTTGGCCACAAATGACGAGATACGGGCAGACATGATGCTCTCGACTTTGGAAATACACGAGGCACTGTGGATGTCAAGCCACCACTCGTCCCAACCGGAGAGTTTATTATCGTTAGAGGAACAAGCATTGCCTCCAAAGGAGCGGCCGGAGCCGCAAACACAGGCGGGGTCAAATTCATCGGCATCAGACCTGTAAGAAAGAGTCAATACACGGCCCGGTCCCTCAATGCCAGGCTGGCGAAGTATTGCAAATGACAATTTACCTG harbors:
- a CDS encoding endo alpha-1,4 polygalactosaminidase precursor: MISISPSSWLLVIFSLVAVTSAKPFPRNASHGQCGSSSSVPIVETSEDAPSAEETAVASLSIGATPASVTSSSSAAAASAISISTVTSSVSLSSTFVYELDAQSVTSPEITTDTGLVINADVYIVDGEGTSEDTIAQYHADGKTVICYFSAGTWEPGRSDADEFDPACVCGSGRSFGGNACSSNDNKLSGWDEWWLDIHSASCISKVESIMSARISSFVAKGCDGVDPDNVDSFANSDQLHGNTAEDQVNYLLWLSFTARSQDLMIDLKNAGSLLVDDNGDATSYQSEIVEAFDFAVIESCHEYEECDTYDSFLAAGKPEIQIEYEDITTCPSLQDGQHLLVYSQNDLSSALITLECD